In Candidatus Pelagibacter sp. HIMB1321, a single genomic region encodes these proteins:
- the ilvN gene encoding acetolactate synthase small subunit codes for MAKSKSAYSFSTKKEKSDTHIFVLWVDNEAGVLARVVGLFSGRGYNIESLAVAEIDAKKNISRITIVTTGTPQVIDQIKLQLGKLVPVHKVANFKREDKQVIFKEMALLKIIGNKTKIDKCLKACKNYNPVIIDKTKKSVVLQITALRREIDKMNLKLKPLGLISTSRTGAIAMTRGAEVFN; via the coding sequence ATGGCAAAATCTAAGTCAGCTTATAGTTTTTCAACTAAAAAGGAAAAATCAGATACACATATATTTGTTTTATGGGTGGATAATGAAGCTGGTGTATTAGCAAGAGTTGTAGGTTTATTTTCTGGAAGAGGTTATAATATAGAGTCTTTAGCAGTTGCAGAGATTGATGCTAAAAAAAATATTTCAAGAATAACAATTGTAACTACTGGTACTCCACAAGTAATTGATCAAATTAAGTTACAATTAGGAAAACTAGTGCCAGTACACAAAGTGGCAAACTTTAAAAGAGAAGATAAGCAAGTAATTTTCAAAGAAATGGCACTTTTAAAAATTATTGGTAATAAGACTAAAATTGATAAATGTTTAAAAGCTTGTAAAAACTATAATCCAGTAATAATAGATAAAACAAAAAAATCAGTAGTTCTTCAAATTACAGCATTAAGAAGAGAAATTGATAAAATGAATTTAAAATTAAAACCTCTAGGTCTAATTAGCACTTCTAGAACAGGGGCGATCGCAATGACAAGAGGTGCGGAAGTTTTTAACTAA
- a CDS encoding acetolactate synthase 3 large subunit: MSKLYSGAEIVFKCLEDQDVKFIFGYPGGAVLPIYDELKNHPSIKHILVRHEQGAGHAAEGYSRSSGKPGVVLVTSGPGATNVVTALTDAYMDSVPLVCISGQVPTHLIGTDAFQECDTTGITRPCTKHNWLVKDIKDLPKILHEAFHVATTGRPGPVLIDIPKDVQFAKTNYSKPKIQKRLNGKSHNHFSQDDIDKLVDLISKAKKPVIYSGGGVINSGPEASESLREFTRLTGFPITSTLQGLGAFPGDDDQFLGMLGMHGTYEANNAMHDCDLLINIGARFDDRITGKIDEFSPNSKKIHIDIDPSSINKIIKVDLAIVGDVNDVIQSSIKTINKKNKSLKDSNKEKISKWWQQIQKWREKNSLGFINSNQTIKPQHAVQRLYELTKNQDTFITTEVGQHQMWAAQHYKFNKPNRWMTSGGLGTMGYGLPAAVGVQIAHPDKLVIDIAGEASVLMTMQEMSTAVQYNLPIKIFILNNQYMGMVRQWQELLHEKNYSESYSEALPDFNKMAEAYGCKGIRVENYGELDEKIQEMIDHKGPVIFDCQVDPGENCFPMIPSGKPHNQMILGPNDQAENKITGKGKSLV, from the coding sequence ATGTCTAAATTATATTCAGGAGCTGAGATCGTATTCAAATGTCTTGAGGATCAAGACGTTAAATTTATTTTTGGTTATCCTGGAGGAGCAGTATTGCCAATTTATGATGAGTTAAAAAATCATCCATCAATAAAACATATTTTAGTAAGACACGAGCAAGGAGCTGGTCATGCTGCAGAAGGATATTCAAGATCTTCTGGAAAGCCTGGTGTAGTTCTTGTGACCTCTGGGCCAGGTGCAACCAATGTGGTTACTGCTTTAACAGATGCTTATATGGATTCTGTTCCATTAGTTTGTATTTCAGGACAAGTTCCAACTCATTTGATTGGCACAGATGCTTTTCAAGAATGTGATACAACAGGAATTACAAGACCATGTACTAAACACAACTGGTTAGTAAAAGATATTAAAGATCTTCCAAAAATTTTACATGAAGCATTTCACGTGGCAACTACAGGAAGACCTGGACCTGTGCTAATTGATATTCCAAAGGATGTCCAATTTGCAAAAACTAATTATTCAAAACCTAAAATACAAAAAAGATTAAATGGAAAATCCCATAATCATTTTTCACAAGATGATATAGACAAATTAGTTGACCTTATTTCAAAAGCAAAAAAACCAGTAATTTATTCTGGTGGAGGAGTAATAAATTCAGGACCTGAAGCTAGTGAATCTCTAAGAGAATTTACAAGATTAACTGGGTTTCCAATCACATCAACTTTACAAGGGCTTGGAGCTTTCCCAGGGGATGATGATCAGTTTTTAGGTATGCTTGGAATGCATGGAACTTACGAAGCTAATAATGCAATGCATGATTGTGATTTATTGATAAATATTGGTGCAAGATTTGATGATCGTATAACTGGTAAAATTGATGAATTTTCTCCAAATTCAAAAAAAATTCATATTGATATTGACCCATCATCAATAAATAAAATTATAAAAGTTGATCTTGCAATTGTTGGTGACGTAAATGATGTAATCCAATCATCAATCAAAACAATCAATAAAAAAAATAAAAGTCTAAAAGATTCTAATAAAGAAAAGATTTCAAAATGGTGGCAGCAAATCCAAAAATGGAGAGAGAAAAATTCTTTAGGTTTTATCAATAGCAATCAAACTATAAAACCTCAACATGCTGTCCAGAGACTTTATGAATTAACAAAAAATCAAGATACTTTTATTACAACTGAAGTTGGTCAACACCAGATGTGGGCAGCTCAACACTATAAATTTAATAAACCAAATCGATGGATGACATCAGGTGGTCTTGGAACGATGGGATATGGTTTACCAGCAGCTGTTGGTGTTCAGATTGCACATCCAGATAAATTAGTTATCGATATTGCTGGAGAAGCTTCAGTTTTAATGACTATGCAGGAAATGTCTACAGCAGTTCAGTATAATTTACCTATAAAGATATTTATTTTGAACAACCAATACATGGGAATGGTAAGACAATGGCAAGAGCTTTTACATGAAAAAAATTACTCAGAGAGTTATTCAGAAGCTTTACCAGATTTTAATAAAATGGCAGAGGCTTATGGGTGTAAGGGAATTAGAGTAGAAAATTATGGAGAATTAGATGAAAAAATTCAAGAAATGATTGATCATAAAGGTCCAGTAATATTCGACTGCCAGGTAGATCCAGGAGAAAACTGTTTTCCAATGATACCATCAGGCAAACCTCATAACCAAATGATACTAGGTCCAAATGATCAAGCTGAGAATAAAATAACTGGCAAGGGTAAGTCTTTAGTTTAA
- the miaA gene encoding tRNA (adenosine(37)-N6)-dimethylallyltransferase MiaA yields the protein MDLKSKIILIYGPTASGKSNFAVKLAKKIGGEIINADSMQLYKDLKILTARPLKKEHQDIKHHLYGFQSGKKSFSTGDWLKLAIKKIGEVKRRKKIPILVGGTGLYFKALIDGLVEIPNIPMAFRNKVRKLQKDLGQKNFYKKLLKIDPNLVKTIKPTDTQRSIRAYEVKLFTNKSINEWHDNTKSQFKKKDFYKLIIDFPRSDLIETINQRAFKMFKLGAVLEVKKFLKLKINKNKSISKAIGVAEIKEYLTKKVDEKEVIEKISIKTRQYAKRQLTWSRGHMSNWIKLNPKRINNFLKKI from the coding sequence ATGGATTTAAAATCCAAAATCATTTTAATCTATGGTCCAACAGCATCAGGTAAATCTAATTTTGCAGTCAAACTAGCAAAAAAAATTGGAGGTGAAATAATTAATGCTGATAGCATGCAGCTTTACAAAGATTTAAAAATTTTAACTGCCAGACCTTTAAAAAAAGAACACCAAGATATCAAGCATCATCTATATGGATTTCAAAGTGGAAAAAAAAGCTTTTCAACCGGTGATTGGTTAAAGCTAGCAATTAAAAAAATTGGAGAAGTTAAAAGAAGAAAAAAAATCCCAATTTTAGTTGGTGGAACTGGATTATATTTTAAAGCATTAATAGATGGTTTGGTTGAAATTCCAAATATACCGATGGCTTTTAGAAATAAAGTAAGAAAACTACAAAAAGATCTTGGTCAAAAAAATTTTTATAAAAAACTTTTAAAAATTGATCCTAATTTAGTAAAAACAATAAAACCTACTGATACTCAAAGATCGATAAGAGCTTATGAGGTAAAACTATTTACAAATAAATCAATTAACGAATGGCATGATAATACAAAATCACAATTTAAAAAAAAAGATTTTTACAAATTAATTATTGATTTCCCAAGATCAGATTTAATTGAAACGATTAACCAAAGAGCATTTAAAATGTTTAAATTGGGGGCTGTACTTGAGGTTAAAAAATTTTTAAAGCTCAAAATTAATAAAAATAAAAGTATATCAAAAGCAATAGGAGTCGCAGAAATAAAGGAATATTTAACTAAAAAAGTGGATGAAAAAGAAGTAATTGAAAAAATATCAATAAAGACCAGGCAATATGCCAAAAGACAGTTGACTTGGTCACGAGGCCACATGTCAAATTGGATAAAATTAAACCCTAAAAGAATAAATAATTTTCTAAAAAAAATTTAA
- a CDS encoding Do family serine endopeptidase translates to MKNLKIYLLTLFILISVDAKSFSKGVPESFADLAEKLMPSVVNISTTQTVVTNTNPFPFQFPPGSPFEDMFKEFGAPQERKSSALGSGFIIDEKGIVVTNNHVIQDAEDIIVRVNGDKEFKATVIGADPLSDIAVLQLETKEKFIPVSFGDSDKARIGDWVIAIGNPFGLGGTVTSGIISARNRSIGLSRYEDYIQTDASINSGNSGGPLFDINGNVIGINTAILGRNGSIGIGFSIPSNSAQIVIDQLIEFGETKRGWLGVRIQDVTKEIAEVENLDEPRGALVASVADNSPSDKAGIKAGDIILEFNNEKIKEMKELPIIVARTEVGKKVDVKIWRNKKELVKKVTLGRLETSEDFKVTEKSSPTENKIDDLKITVRKLNKEDIKERNLPNQTKGLVITKIENDSPLINSIEVNSIIIEAQKKKIGSANDLKQIVKQVLNTNQKTILLVIYNSQNQRRYIGVKLK, encoded by the coding sequence ATGAAAAATTTAAAAATATATTTACTTACATTATTTATACTTATTAGTGTTGATGCCAAATCTTTTTCAAAAGGTGTGCCAGAGTCTTTTGCAGATCTTGCTGAAAAGTTGATGCCTTCCGTTGTTAATATCTCAACAACGCAAACTGTAGTTACAAATACTAATCCCTTTCCATTTCAATTTCCTCCAGGATCACCATTTGAAGATATGTTTAAAGAATTTGGAGCTCCTCAAGAGAGAAAATCTTCAGCACTTGGATCTGGTTTTATTATTGATGAGAAAGGAATTGTTGTAACAAACAATCACGTTATCCAAGACGCCGAAGATATTATTGTAAGAGTAAATGGTGACAAAGAATTTAAAGCAACAGTTATAGGTGCAGACCCTTTATCAGATATAGCTGTTTTGCAATTAGAAACTAAAGAAAAATTTATTCCTGTTTCATTTGGAGACTCTGATAAAGCTAGAATTGGGGATTGGGTAATTGCAATTGGAAACCCATTTGGCTTAGGAGGAACAGTCACTTCAGGTATCATTTCTGCTAGAAATAGATCGATTGGTCTTTCAAGATATGAAGACTACATTCAAACTGATGCTTCGATTAACTCAGGAAATTCAGGTGGACCATTATTTGATATAAATGGAAATGTGATTGGAATTAATACAGCAATTTTAGGAAGAAACGGATCTATAGGAATTGGTTTTTCAATACCTTCTAATAGTGCACAAATTGTTATCGATCAATTAATTGAATTTGGAGAAACTAAAAGAGGTTGGTTAGGTGTAAGAATTCAAGATGTTACTAAAGAGATAGCTGAAGTTGAAAATTTAGATGAGCCAAGAGGAGCTTTGGTTGCAAGTGTTGCTGATAATAGTCCGTCCGATAAAGCAGGAATTAAAGCTGGAGATATAATCTTAGAATTTAATAATGAAAAAATAAAAGAAATGAAAGAATTACCAATAATAGTTGCTCGAACTGAAGTTGGAAAAAAAGTTGATGTAAAAATTTGGAGAAATAAAAAAGAACTAGTCAAAAAAGTAACACTAGGTAGATTAGAAACATCAGAAGATTTCAAAGTTACTGAAAAATCTTCACCCACAGAGAATAAAATTGATGATTTAAAAATCACAGTGAGAAAACTTAACAAAGAAGACATTAAAGAAAGAAATCTTCCAAATCAAACCAAAGGATTAGTAATAACTAAAATAGAAAATGATAGTCCATTAATTAATTCAATTGAAGTTAATAGTATAATAATTGAAGCACAAAAGAAAAAAATTGGTAGTGCAAATGATCTAAAACAAATTGTAAAACAAGTTTTAAATACCAATCAAAAAACAATCTTGCTTGTAATCTACAACAGCCAAAATCAAAGAAGATACATAGGTGTTAAATTAAAATAG
- a CDS encoding DUF2065 domain-containing protein yields the protein MKELFIAFGLFLFIEGILYALFPSKMRNMLSKLELLKDSQLRTGGLIFAILGFVIIYYLKTST from the coding sequence ATGAAAGAGCTATTTATAGCTTTTGGTTTATTTTTATTTATCGAAGGAATTTTATATGCCTTATTTCCATCAAAAATGAGAAATATGTTAAGCAAACTTGAATTGTTAAAAGATAGTCAATTAAGGACTGGCGGATTAATCTTTGCAATTTTAGGATTTGTAATTATTTATTATTTAAAGACTAGTACATGA
- the hflC gene encoding protease modulator HflC, with amino-acid sequence MKAGKILLGIIIAIGALAFLSVIIVKEVNQAIILQFGDPKRIITKPGLNFKIPFIQNVVYLDKRILNLDTPPEEVIASDQKRLIVDAFARFQIVDPLKFYISVGDERVARSRLSTIINSRIRNVLGQEELQTLLSKDRSKQMALIKEGVNNEAQNFGINIVDVRIKRADLPQANSDAIYRRMQTEREREAKEFRAEGAEMAVTITSTADKEVTVILAEAQKESEIMKGEGDGARNKIFADAFGQDPEFFAFYRAMQAYEKALIGGETSLILSPDSEFFKFFGNIKPEINQ; translated from the coding sequence ATGAAAGCTGGAAAAATATTATTAGGTATTATTATTGCAATAGGAGCTCTTGCTTTCTTATCAGTAATTATTGTTAAAGAAGTTAACCAAGCAATCATACTTCAATTTGGTGACCCTAAAAGAATTATAACTAAACCTGGATTAAATTTTAAAATACCTTTTATTCAAAATGTTGTTTATCTTGATAAGAGAATTTTAAATTTAGATACCCCACCAGAAGAAGTTATTGCATCAGATCAAAAACGTTTAATTGTGGATGCTTTTGCCAGATTTCAAATTGTTGATCCTTTAAAATTTTATATTTCAGTTGGAGATGAAAGAGTTGCGAGATCAAGATTATCTACAATTATCAATTCAAGAATTAGAAATGTTTTGGGTCAAGAAGAACTTCAAACTTTATTATCAAAAGATAGATCAAAACAAATGGCTTTAATTAAAGAGGGTGTAAACAATGAAGCGCAAAATTTTGGAATAAACATTGTTGATGTTCGAATTAAAAGAGCAGATTTACCTCAAGCTAATAGTGATGCTATTTATAGAAGAATGCAAACTGAGAGGGAAAGAGAAGCAAAAGAATTTAGAGCGGAAGGTGCAGAAATGGCTGTAACTATTACCTCAACAGCCGATAAAGAAGTTACAGTTATTTTAGCAGAGGCACAAAAAGAATCTGAGATTATGAAGGGTGAAGGTGATGGGGCAAGAAATAAGATATTTGCTGACGCATTCGGTCAAGATCCAGAATTTTTTGCATTTTATAGAGCGATGCAAGCTTATGAAAAAGCTCTAATTGGTGGTGAAACTTCTTTAATTTTATCTCCAGACTCAGAGTTCTTTAAATTTTTTGGAAATATAAAACCAGAAATTAATCAGTAG
- the hflK gene encoding FtsH protease activity modulator HflK: protein MSDNFQQRGGSPWGSPPGGGNGNGSGRGPTPPDVDKIIREFQDKIKNFLPGGKSSSTKSLILGLIILAFVWLASGLYRVLPDEQGVVLRFGKFVNTTQPGLNYHIPFPVESVLTPKVTKVNRIDIGFRSERESGFSSGGGVADVPQESLMLTGDENIVNIDFSVFWVIKDAGNFLFKIQDPEGTVKAAAETAMREVIAKSDIQPILTEGRSKIEVETQDIIQTILDDYESGIQITQVQTQKADPPDQVIDAFRDVQAARADMERAKNEAEAYANDVIPRARGEAQKILQAAEAYKKEVVAKSEGEASRFLAIYNEYKNAKAVTQERMYLETMEKVLADIDKVIIENNGGSGVVPYLPLPELKKKATN, encoded by the coding sequence ATGTCTGACAATTTTCAACAAAGAGGTGGAAGTCCTTGGGGGTCTCCTCCAGGAGGTGGAAATGGCAATGGATCAGGTCGAGGTCCAACACCACCGGATGTTGATAAAATTATAAGAGAGTTCCAGGATAAAATAAAAAACTTTTTACCAGGTGGAAAATCTTCAAGCACTAAATCTTTAATTTTAGGATTGATAATTTTAGCATTTGTTTGGTTAGCAAGCGGTCTTTATAGAGTACTTCCTGATGAGCAAGGTGTAGTTTTAAGATTTGGAAAATTTGTAAATACAACACAACCTGGATTAAATTATCATATTCCATTTCCAGTGGAGAGTGTTTTGACTCCAAAAGTTACAAAAGTTAACAGAATAGATATTGGTTTTAGATCTGAAAGAGAAAGTGGTTTCTCAAGTGGTGGTGGAGTAGCGGATGTACCACAAGAAAGCCTAATGTTAACTGGTGATGAAAATATAGTTAATATTGATTTTTCTGTTTTTTGGGTGATTAAAGATGCTGGAAATTTCTTATTTAAAATTCAAGATCCTGAAGGAACAGTAAAAGCTGCAGCAGAAACAGCTATGAGAGAAGTTATTGCAAAAAGTGATATACAACCAATTTTAACTGAAGGGAGATCTAAAATTGAGGTTGAAACACAAGATATAATTCAAACTATATTGGATGACTATGAGAGTGGCATTCAAATAACTCAAGTACAAACTCAAAAAGCAGACCCACCTGATCAAGTTATTGATGCTTTTAGAGATGTTCAGGCTGCTAGAGCTGACATGGAAAGAGCAAAAAATGAAGCCGAGGCTTATGCTAATGATGTAATTCCAAGAGCGAGAGGGGAAGCTCAAAAAATTTTACAAGCTGCGGAAGCATATAAAAAAGAAGTTGTAGCAAAATCAGAAGGGGAAGCTAGTAGATTCCTTGCAATTTATAACGAATACAAAAATGCTAAAGCTGTAACTCAAGAGAGAATGTATTTAGAAACAATGGAAAAAGTTTTAGCGGATATAGATAAAGTTATTATTGAAAATAATGGAGGTTCTGGCGTTGTTCCATATTTGCCGCTACCAGAATTAAAAAAAAAGGCGACTAATTAA
- a CDS encoding Mrp/NBP35 family ATP-binding protein has protein sequence MSEKKPELSDAMKKKVEPKNFTKNPILGTKFTIAVSSAKGGVGKSTFATNLALALKSVGCKVGLLDADIYGPSIPKMFDINEKPKSDGQKLEPVMQYDIQCMSIGFLADQQTPMIWRGPMVTSAIKTFTQKVNWKDLDFIIIDMPPGTGDTQLTFSQEIKIDGAIIVSTPQEVALLDVVRGIKMFDKLDVKILGLVDNMSYFKGDDGKNYKIFGEGGVKRTAEEFNKEFLGEIPINPEVGKAGDNGKPIVEENPNHEISKIYLEFAEKIKSTYL, from the coding sequence ATGTCTGAAAAAAAGCCAGAACTAAGTGACGCAATGAAAAAAAAAGTAGAGCCAAAAAACTTTACTAAAAACCCTATACTTGGAACAAAGTTTACAATCGCAGTCTCCAGTGCGAAGGGTGGTGTTGGTAAATCTACTTTTGCAACAAATCTTGCATTAGCCCTTAAAAGTGTTGGCTGTAAAGTTGGATTGCTTGACGCTGATATTTATGGACCCTCAATACCGAAAATGTTTGATATAAATGAAAAACCAAAAAGTGATGGTCAAAAACTTGAACCTGTGATGCAATATGACATTCAATGTATGTCGATTGGATTTTTGGCAGATCAGCAAACTCCCATGATTTGGAGAGGACCTATGGTTACAAGTGCAATTAAAACTTTTACTCAAAAAGTAAATTGGAAAGATTTAGATTTTATTATTATTGATATGCCTCCAGGCACAGGGGATACACAACTAACATTCTCGCAAGAAATCAAAATAGATGGAGCCATAATTGTTTCTACACCCCAAGAAGTAGCATTACTTGATGTTGTAAGAGGTATTAAAATGTTTGATAAACTAGATGTTAAAATTTTAGGCTTAGTAGATAATATGAGTTATTTTAAAGGCGATGATGGAAAAAATTATAAAATTTTTGGTGAGGGAGGTGTTAAAAGAACAGCTGAAGAATTTAATAAAGAATTTTTAGGTGAAATACCAATCAATCCTGAGGTTGGTAAAGCTGGAGATAATGGAAAGCCAATTGTAGAAGAGAACCCAAATCATGAAATTTCTAAAATATATTTAGAGTTTGCGGAAAAAATTAAATCAACTTATCTTTAA
- the thyX gene encoding FAD-dependent thymidylate synthase, with protein sequence MKLTKEQTEEIKNQQAQSNQTKRVTSPELEKVLYEAIPALDHGFVRVVDYMGDDTSIVQSARVSYGKGTKQVSTDKGLIKYLMRHWHSTPFEMCEIKYHIKLPIFIARQWIRHRTANVNEYSARYSILDKEFYLPTKENLAAQSISNRQGRGEVLEGEQANEVLELLKNDAERTYDNYETMLNERYDGSTIDENKKGLARELARMNLTLNTYTQWYWKTDLLNLMNFLRLRADSHAQYEIRVYADIMLDTLKKWVPITYEAFMDYRVGGTEVSAKGKNIIQKLIKGEDVSPDDSGLSKREWNELMEAFELKDKLI encoded by the coding sequence ATGAAATTAACTAAAGAGCAAACAGAGGAAATAAAAAATCAGCAAGCTCAAAGTAATCAAACTAAAAGAGTTACATCGCCTGAGCTTGAAAAAGTTTTGTATGAGGCAATTCCAGCTTTAGACCATGGGTTTGTTAGAGTAGTTGATTATATGGGTGATGATACCTCTATTGTTCAATCTGCGAGAGTTTCATATGGAAAAGGCACAAAACAAGTATCTACTGACAAAGGTTTAATTAAATATTTAATGAGACATTGGCACAGCACTCCATTTGAAATGTGCGAAATTAAATATCACATTAAGCTTCCAATTTTTATTGCTAGACAATGGATAAGACACAGAACAGCAAATGTTAATGAGTACTCTGCTCGATATTCAATTTTGGATAAAGAATTTTATTTACCTACTAAAGAAAATTTGGCTGCTCAGTCTATAAGTAATAGACAAGGTAGAGGTGAGGTGCTTGAAGGTGAACAAGCAAATGAAGTATTAGAGCTTTTAAAAAATGATGCTGAGAGAACTTATGATAATTATGAAACTATGTTGAATGAAAGATATGATGGCTCAACTATTGATGAAAATAAAAAGGGATTAGCAAGAGAACTTGCAAGAATGAATTTAACTTTAAATACATACACACAGTGGTACTGGAAAACAGATTTATTAAACTTGATGAATTTTTTAAGACTAAGAGCTGATAGTCATGCACAATATGAAATAAGAGTTTATGCCGACATAATGTTAGATACTTTAAAAAAATGGGTTCCCATTACTTATGAAGCATTTATGGATTATCGAGTTGGAGGTACCGAGGTTTCAGCTAAAGGTAAAAATATAATTCAAAAATTGATAAAAGGAGAAGACGTTTCACCTGATGATTCTGGTCTTTCAAAAAGAGAATGGAATGAATTAATGGAAGCTTTTGAGCTTAAAGATAAGTTGATTTAA